From the Ruminiclostridium josui JCM 17888 genome, one window contains:
- a CDS encoding CDIF630_02480 family spore surface protein, with protein sequence MNKKDAQLDGRDNRRRTAYRPTDNEGTAAWTNEATKQKDTNVVIPKIESVSEAKDWVDNGSKL encoded by the coding sequence ATGAACAAAAAAGATGCACAATTAGACGGACGTGATAACAGGCGAAGGACAGCTTACAGACCCACAGACAATGAGGGAACAGCTGCCTGGACAAATGAAGCAACAAAACAAAAGGACACTAATGTTGTAATTCCTAAAATTGAAAGTGTTTCAGAAGCAAAAGATTGGGTAGATAATGGAAGTAAACTTTAA
- a CDS encoding LytR/AlgR family response regulator transcription factor has protein sequence MKIAICDDLRFDRTLLCEYILQYAKNNFINIEVVEFDSGEEMLSSFLEEKYKIVFLDIYMKGIDGVEVAEKIRETDEDCKIIFTTSSVDHKGEGFEVAATHYLIKPITYKRVEQALNRCKKVLAFDAQYVELPLGKETVKINLRDILYVEAVRNGVVINTEYEEYKIHMPMAKICNIITDKRFLRSHRGFIVNMQHIIAVKENEFVLKNNSAVPIRQSGRKEIKCAYMHYVIESQKEIQSTNALV, from the coding sequence ATGAAAATAGCTATTTGTGACGATTTAAGATTTGATCGTACATTGCTGTGCGAGTACATACTGCAGTATGCAAAAAATAATTTTATAAATATTGAAGTTGTTGAGTTTGACAGTGGTGAAGAAATGCTGTCGTCTTTTTTAGAGGAAAAATATAAAATTGTATTTCTTGACATATATATGAAGGGTATTGACGGAGTTGAAGTTGCTGAAAAAATACGAGAAACTGATGAGGACTGCAAAATTATTTTCACCACCTCCAGCGTGGACCACAAAGGTGAAGGATTTGAGGTTGCAGCGACACATTATCTGATTAAGCCTATTACCTACAAACGTGTTGAACAGGCATTAAACCGCTGTAAGAAGGTTTTAGCTTTTGATGCACAATACGTAGAGCTGCCCTTGGGGAAAGAGACTGTAAAAATCAATCTCAGAGACATTCTATATGTTGAAGCAGTCCGAAATGGTGTTGTGATAAATACTGAATATGAAGAATACAAAATACATATGCCCATGGCAAAGATTTGTAATATTATTACGGACAAGAGATTTTTAAGATCTCATCGCGGGTTTATTGTAAATATGCAGCATATAATTGCAGTCAAAGAAAATGAGTTTGTTTTGAAAAACAATTCTGCAGTTCCAATACGACAGTCAGGCAGAAAAGAGATAAAATGTGCCTACATGCATTATGTAATAGAAAGCCAAAAAGAAATTCAAAGTACTAATGCTCTTGTCTAA
- a CDS encoding ferritin family protein: MHNYGNWPYVSSNMMVPGHSNRKVDFGMTNPLIMPPNISSDLQPGYTPHSNHEDMQQETGSEMMQQSMGLNIMQPGMGSEIMEQGMGQNIMQHEKANADMSEALDLIKEAIKGETQDKLFYQYLLDNAPALLDKEIIEEIMDNEMKHAKLFRQLYFELTGETIKPDENVTFEKPKTYCDGLRGALMGETNAVKNYRRILAAMKSRKHINMLVEIITDELRHGSLYTLLIHNNDCKY, translated from the coding sequence GTGCATAATTACGGAAATTGGCCATATGTAAGTAGTAATATGATGGTTCCGGGACATTCAAATAGAAAAGTCGATTTTGGAATGACTAACCCCTTGATTATGCCGCCCAACATTAGCTCGGATTTACAGCCGGGATATACACCACATTCAAACCATGAAGATATGCAGCAAGAAACGGGTTCGGAGATGATGCAGCAGAGTATGGGACTGAATATCATGCAGCCTGGAATGGGTTCTGAGATAATGGAGCAGGGCATGGGTCAGAATATAATGCAACATGAAAAAGCGAATGCAGATATGTCAGAGGCACTTGATTTAATTAAAGAGGCAATAAAAGGTGAAACACAAGACAAATTATTCTATCAGTACCTTTTAGACAATGCCCCAGCGTTGTTGGACAAGGAAATCATAGAAGAGATAATGGACAATGAAATGAAACATGCAAAGCTATTCAGACAGCTCTATTTCGAACTTACCGGTGAGACAATAAAACCTGATGAAAATGTTACCTTTGAAAAACCAAAAACATATTGTGACGGGCTTAGAGGGGCACTTATGGGTGAAACTAATGCGGTAAAAAATTACCGCAGGATTTTAGCAGCAATGAAGAGCAGAAAACACATAAATATGCTGGTGGAAATAATTACAGATGAACTAAGGCATGGATCTCTTTACACCCTTCTAATTCATAATAATGATTGCAAATATTAA
- a CDS encoding DedA family protein, with product MDIIVWFFDFVIHLDENLTQLANDFGVWTYVILFAIVFCETGLVVTPFLPGDSMIFVVGALSASGELNLKVIAIVLIAAAILGDTCNYHLGKLFGPMVFRKDNVRFLKKEHLEKTHNFYEKHGGKTIILARFIPIIRTFAPFVAGMGSMSYMKFISYNIIGGISWVLLFLTAGYFFGNVPVVQDNFTLVILAIIAISVLPGFVTYLKNKKTGSTD from the coding sequence ATGGATATTATTGTATGGTTTTTTGATTTTGTAATTCATTTGGATGAAAATTTAACCCAATTAGCTAATGATTTCGGGGTTTGGACCTATGTAATTTTATTTGCTATAGTTTTTTGTGAGACGGGTCTTGTTGTAACTCCTTTTCTTCCAGGAGATTCAATGATTTTTGTGGTAGGGGCACTTTCAGCAAGCGGGGAACTTAATTTGAAGGTTATTGCAATAGTATTGATAGCTGCGGCTATTCTTGGAGATACCTGTAATTATCATTTAGGGAAATTGTTTGGACCTATGGTATTTAGAAAAGACAATGTTAGGTTTCTTAAAAAAGAGCATTTGGAAAAAACTCATAACTTTTATGAAAAGCATGGAGGCAAGACAATAATCCTTGCAAGATTTATACCCATAATTAGAACCTTTGCGCCTTTTGTGGCAGGGATGGGCTCCATGAGTTATATGAAATTTATAAGCTACAATATAATAGGTGGTATTTCATGGGTATTACTGTTCCTTACAGCAGGATACTTTTTCGGAAATGTTCCTGTTGTTCAGGATAACTTCACACTTGTAATATTAGCCATAATTGCAATATCTGTTCTGCCTGGTTTTGTGACATACTTAAAAAATAAAAAAACAGGCTCAACAGATTAA
- a CDS encoding DMT family transporter: MNIITKSNAQIFLILNAILWGSSYIWSKMLLGFLPQFSILFICAVLGFCSTAIIFRKKLHGFNKKIVVTCVLISLISVVSNTFCMLALKKTTGSNTAFIVQLSIVITPVIMAVLERKSPSRKTILLAMTAMVGIYFITFAGKGFSVNIGDIFALCNAIFFSLFIALQNKFSNVFTAVQFTFIQHSTNIVCFLILALVFETGKVTFSNVVNPIFLFLICLNAAVTIFTSLFQSSAIKFVRPENAAITYALEPVVTAALGILLLGERFTGVLPIIGCVIILVTIIVSAFNKGKTFSIQSLKLRITTKA; encoded by the coding sequence ATGAACATTATTACAAAAAGTAACGCTCAAATATTTCTTATTTTAAATGCCATACTTTGGGGTTCATCTTATATATGGTCCAAAATGCTTTTGGGCTTTCTCCCCCAGTTCTCTATACTCTTTATATGTGCCGTATTAGGGTTTTGTTCCACAGCCATAATATTCAGAAAAAAACTGCATGGCTTTAATAAAAAAATTGTTGTCACATGTGTACTTATAAGCCTGATTTCAGTTGTAAGCAACACCTTTTGCATGCTTGCTCTGAAGAAAACCACAGGTTCAAATACGGCATTTATAGTACAGCTGTCAATTGTAATAACACCCGTAATAATGGCTGTTCTAGAAAGAAAATCACCCTCTCGGAAAACAATCCTTCTGGCAATGACAGCAATGGTAGGCATTTACTTTATTACTTTTGCAGGAAAGGGTTTTAGTGTAAATATAGGAGATATTTTTGCATTATGTAATGCGATTTTCTTCTCCTTGTTTATAGCACTACAAAACAAGTTTTCAAATGTATTTACCGCAGTACAGTTTACATTTATACAGCATAGTACAAACATAGTTTGCTTTTTGATTCTAGCTCTGGTATTTGAAACAGGTAAGGTAACATTTTCAAATGTTGTAAATCCGATATTCTTATTTCTTATTTGCCTTAATGCTGCTGTTACTATTTTTACTTCTCTGTTTCAAAGCTCTGCAATCAAGTTTGTACGGCCTGAAAATGCAGCCATTACATATGCTCTAGAGCCTGTAGTTACTGCAGCTCTGGGTATACTGCTTCTTGGTGAAAGATTTACAGGAGTTCTCCCTATTATTGGCTGTGTGATTATATTGGTTACAATAATTGTTTCAGCATTTAATAAAGGCAAAACCTTTTCAATACAGTCATTGAAACTACGTATTACAACAAAGGCATGA
- a CDS encoding AraC family transcriptional regulator, translating into MEKEPGIKRGYLEDDFKFFHLKDRKNIQFEHHYHDFNKIIIFLLGDVIYNIEGKNYKLKPWDVLFVPGNQVHKPIIAPDRDYERIVIWINNRFLEEHGNCDNDLLTCFNLAREKKHLVRLGANSLNNIKPILGNLERELKNATFGSGILANALFVQFMVYINRLYLKPDKQVEDIEVEFDEQIQQIIHYINGNLSGDLSITALSEKFYINKYYLMHKFKANTGFSIHSYVNNKRLQKSAALIKEGKSPSDAAGECGFNDYSNFVRTFSKMYGMSPRKYCKSALEHPVNSFQVEG; encoded by the coding sequence ATGGAAAAGGAACCAGGTATTAAAAGAGGCTATCTAGAGGATGATTTTAAATTTTTCCACTTGAAGGACAGAAAGAATATTCAGTTTGAACACCATTACCACGATTTTAATAAAATAATAATATTCTTACTTGGTGACGTTATATACAATATAGAAGGCAAAAACTATAAGCTCAAACCATGGGATGTTCTTTTTGTTCCGGGAAACCAAGTACATAAGCCAATAATAGCACCTGATCGTGACTATGAAAGAATAGTTATATGGATAAACAACAGATTTTTAGAGGAACATGGGAATTGCGATAACGATCTTTTGACTTGCTTTAATCTTGCCAGAGAAAAAAAGCATTTGGTAAGGCTGGGTGCTAATTCACTCAATAATATAAAGCCTATACTGGGGAATCTTGAAAGAGAGCTTAAAAACGCTACATTTGGTTCAGGTATCCTTGCAAATGCACTTTTTGTACAATTCATGGTCTACATAAACAGATTATATCTAAAACCAGATAAACAAGTAGAAGATATAGAGGTAGAGTTTGACGAACAGATTCAGCAAATAATTCACTATATTAATGGGAACCTGTCGGGAGATTTGAGCATAACGGCATTATCCGAAAAGTTCTACATTAACAAGTATTATCTTATGCATAAGTTTAAGGCAAACACAGGGTTCTCAATCCATAGTTATGTAAATAACAAGAGGCTTCAAAAAAGTGCGGCCCTTATAAAAGAGGGAAAGTCCCCCTCTGATGCAGCAGGGGAATGTGGTTTTAATGATTATTCCAACTTTGTACGCACTTTTTCAAAAATGTATGGTATGTCTCCAAGAAAATATTGCAAGTCTGCTCTAGAACACCCTGTTAACAGCTTTCAGGTTGAAGGATGA
- a CDS encoding SDR family oxidoreductase yields the protein MSQFTNKAIIITGAGQGIGRAISRKFAQEGAQVVIADIDQEAGMENEKQIKNEGHEAIFIKTDVTDPASVEAMVNYTYKKYGRIDVLVNNAAITGFGNIFETTVEEWDKAIAVNLSGVYYCSKFCAGFMKNQNSGCIINMASTRAFMSEPDTEPYSASKGGIISLTHALAISLGKYGIRVNSISPGWIDVSSWKKSSVACQDILSIEDHTQHPAGRVGVPDDIAEVCLFLASDKSGFITGENITVDGGMTKKMIYV from the coding sequence ATGTCACAATTTACAAATAAAGCCATAATTATAACAGGAGCAGGCCAAGGTATAGGAAGGGCCATATCAAGAAAATTCGCCCAAGAAGGGGCTCAAGTTGTAATTGCTGATATTGACCAGGAAGCAGGAATGGAGAACGAAAAACAAATAAAAAATGAAGGTCATGAAGCCATTTTTATAAAAACTGACGTTACAGACCCAGCCTCTGTAGAAGCTATGGTTAATTATACGTATAAAAAATATGGCAGAATCGACGTATTGGTAAACAATGCGGCTATCACCGGCTTTGGCAATATATTTGAAACAACTGTAGAAGAATGGGACAAGGCTATTGCCGTAAACCTTTCAGGCGTATATTATTGTTCAAAATTCTGTGCCGGATTTATGAAAAACCAAAACAGCGGATGCATAATCAATATGGCCTCAACAAGGGCATTTATGTCCGAGCCAGATACAGAGCCGTACTCTGCCTCCAAGGGAGGAATTATTTCATTAACTCACGCTCTGGCAATCTCTCTTGGTAAATATGGTATACGAGTTAATTCCATCAGTCCAGGGTGGATAGATGTTTCGTCCTGGAAAAAAAGTTCTGTTGCATGTCAAGACATTTTATCAATAGAAGATCATACCCAGCATCCAGCCGGAAGAGTAGGTGTTCCCGATGACATAGCCGAGGTATGTCTGTTTCTGGCATCCGACAAATCCGGCTTTATAACAGGTGAAAACATAACTGTAGACGGCGGAATGACTAAAAAAATGATTTACGTTTAG
- a CDS encoding bifunctional metallophosphatase/5'-nucleotidase, which produces MRYKSQTLLAIAAIIILVFLFSKTYAFQETEEIKILFTHDMHDHLLANKGEYNGNTVWTGGYSRLKTAIDKEKADSKNTVLVDAGDYSMGDLFQSLFSTDAPELRIMGQMGYDVTTFGNHEFEFKDMGLARHLYAAKNSGDKLPQIVSSNIVFPDMKKMTKSSYELQQSMKAYGVKEYTIINKGGIRIGVFGLMGKDADNCITTTEVSFDNIVESSKRVVKKLKQEGVDLIVCLSHSGTGEKASKSEDEILAKKVTDIDVIVSGHTHTLLNKPIIHGNTIIGSCGEYGNNMGVIELIKDPGKRWYLKDYHLVKIEQSIDEDLKISKTISNFKDMVQKKYLNYFGLGFDEVLCRSPFSFIATDQIGKKLQEDTLGNLISDGYIYSVKQAEGKNYEPVSVAIVPVGTMRGSFVEGDITVQDAFISSCLGIGPDNISGYPLISAYLTGKELKNLCELDVSISPMLNYAQLYMSGISYTYNPIRMILNRVTEVHLQKPDGTKEKIDDKKLYRVVSGLYNAQMLSTVGAKSLGLLSVTPKTKEGKPIKDFDSHIIYSKSGGHTTELKEWLATAKYLQSFPKVEGVPQIPYYYNGLQGRKIIDNRKSLSAILGNPNSIAVTIYLVVLAVVVVITATIVIIVRLVRKKQRNNVTV; this is translated from the coding sequence ATGAGGTATAAAAGTCAGACTTTATTAGCAATAGCAGCCATAATTATATTAGTTTTCCTATTCTCAAAAACATATGCATTTCAGGAAACAGAGGAGATTAAAATACTATTTACTCATGATATGCATGATCACTTGCTGGCAAACAAGGGAGAATATAACGGCAACACTGTTTGGACTGGTGGATATTCAAGATTGAAAACGGCAATTGACAAGGAAAAAGCAGACAGTAAAAATACAGTTCTGGTAGATGCCGGAGACTATTCTATGGGAGATTTATTTCAATCATTGTTTTCAACAGATGCACCGGAGTTAAGGATTATGGGGCAAATGGGATATGATGTAACTACATTTGGCAATCATGAATTTGAATTTAAAGATATGGGTCTTGCAAGACATTTATATGCTGCAAAGAACAGCGGTGACAAGCTTCCACAGATAGTCAGCTCAAATATAGTATTTCCGGATATGAAAAAAATGACTAAATCCTCTTATGAACTGCAGCAGTCAATGAAAGCATATGGAGTCAAAGAATACACCATAATCAACAAAGGAGGAATCAGAATTGGAGTATTCGGTCTTATGGGGAAGGATGCTGACAATTGTATAACAACTACAGAGGTTTCCTTTGATAACATTGTAGAAAGTTCAAAGAGGGTGGTAAAAAAGCTCAAACAGGAAGGGGTAGACCTTATAGTATGTTTGTCTCACTCTGGTACGGGGGAAAAGGCATCAAAATCAGAAGACGAAATACTTGCAAAGAAGGTTACGGACATTGATGTTATAGTAAGCGGACATACTCATACTCTTTTGAATAAGCCAATTATACATGGGAATACGATAATTGGTTCCTGCGGCGAATACGGAAATAATATGGGGGTTATTGAACTTATAAAAGATCCAGGCAAAAGATGGTATCTTAAGGATTATCATTTAGTGAAAATTGAGCAATCAATTGATGAGGATTTAAAAATTTCCAAAACCATAAGTAATTTCAAGGATATGGTTCAGAAGAAGTATCTTAATTATTTTGGTTTGGGGTTTGATGAGGTTTTATGTCGGTCCCCCTTTAGCTTTATTGCTACTGATCAAATAGGCAAAAAATTGCAGGAGGACACTTTGGGCAACCTAATCTCTGACGGATATATATATTCGGTTAAACAGGCGGAAGGCAAAAATTATGAACCTGTATCAGTTGCTATTGTACCTGTAGGAACAATGAGGGGTTCATTTGTGGAAGGTGATATAACTGTACAGGATGCATTTATTTCAAGCTGCCTTGGAATCGGGCCCGATAATATATCCGGATATCCTCTTATATCAGCATATCTTACAGGAAAAGAACTGAAAAATTTGTGCGAACTGGACGTTTCTATATCTCCTATGCTGAATTATGCCCAACTGTACATGTCAGGAATCAGCTATACCTATAACCCAATTAGAATGATACTAAACAGGGTTACTGAGGTGCACCTGCAGAAGCCTGACGGGACAAAGGAAAAAATAGATGACAAAAAGCTCTATAGGGTAGTAAGCGGATTGTATAATGCACAAATGCTCTCTACTGTAGGAGCTAAGTCTTTAGGTCTTTTGTCGGTTACACCAAAAACCAAGGAGGGAAAACCTATTAAGGATTTTGATTCTCATATAATTTACTCAAAGTCAGGTGGGCATACCACTGAACTAAAGGAATGGCTTGCCACTGCCAAATATCTTCAATCTTTTCCGAAAGTTGAGGGTGTACCCCAAATCCCATACTATTACAATGGCTTACAGGGAAGAAAAATTATTGATAATAGAAAGAGTCTCTCAGCTATTTTGGGTAACCCCAATAGTATAGCAGTAACGATATACTTGGTTGTATTAGCTGTAGTTGTAGTTATAACAGCTACAATTGTAATTATAGTAAGGCTAGTTAGGAAGAAGCAAAGAAATAATGTGACTGTGTAG
- a CDS encoding PadR family transcriptional regulator, producing MNEKLLKSYLPMSETGFYILLSLNEPRHGYGIILHVKEITDGRIILGAGTIYGTLTKFEKDSLIEPAGEEDRRKLYRITEKGKWLLEQEMGRIDEMYVNGHKVLGGFNHDQDI from the coding sequence ATGAATGAAAAACTATTAAAATCATATTTACCCATGAGCGAAACCGGTTTTTATATTCTGCTTTCACTCAATGAGCCCAGACACGGATATGGAATTATACTTCATGTTAAGGAGATAACCGATGGTAGGATAATTCTTGGAGCAGGAACCATTTATGGAACCCTTACAAAATTTGAAAAGGATAGCCTAATTGAGCCAGCAGGAGAAGAGGACAGGCGCAAATTATACAGGATAACTGAGAAGGGTAAATGGTTGCTTGAACAGGAAATGGGTCGTATAGACGAAATGTATGTAAACGGGCACAAAGTTCTGGGGGGATTTAATCATGATCAAGATATTTAA
- a CDS encoding DUF2812 domain-containing protein, translated as MIKIFKFWWAWEHEMIENWLEEMELNGHRLVETKIKGLLFYFERCNPVKARYCIDYQSKLTPDYVTLLKDDGWDLYQIGMGWYILRKQYEDERPELYTDFESLIARNKALLAILLVATIMECVSFGNMIWDTYNDSNKAMLPVLCIMGSAILAFFSFVITNVVMQITKFRKKH; from the coding sequence ATGATCAAGATATTTAAATTTTGGTGGGCATGGGAGCATGAAATGATTGAAAACTGGTTAGAAGAAATGGAGTTAAATGGTCACAGACTGGTTGAAACAAAAATCAAAGGATTATTATTTTACTTTGAAAGGTGTAACCCTGTTAAAGCAAGATACTGTATTGACTACCAATCCAAGCTTACCCCGGATTATGTGACACTGCTTAAAGATGATGGATGGGATCTGTATCAGATAGGAATGGGCTGGTACATATTGAGGAAACAGTATGAAGATGAGAGACCAGAACTCTACACTGATTTCGAAAGCCTAATTGCCAGAAATAAGGCATTACTTGCAATATTATTGGTTGCTACAATAATGGAGTGTGTTTCATTCGGAAATATGATATGGGACACATATAATGACAGCAACAAAGCTATGCTGCCTGTTCTTTGCATAATGGGTTCTGCTATTCTAGCGTTCTTTTCATTTGTAATTACTAATGTAGTGATGCAAATAACTAAATTCAGAAAGAAACATTAA
- a CDS encoding ABC transporter ATP-binding protein, protein MSLKVQNVSKKFGEKLAVNDISFEVKEPGVFGLLGTNGAGKTTTIRMILNIVKKDSGSIMWNNKPVESQITNFGYLPEERGLYPKVKVMEQLMYFASLRRISAAKAKKDISYWLERMEASQYANMAAEKLSKGNQQKIQFIASILHDPDLIFMDEPFSGLDPVNTELFKGVIHELIKKEKYIIMSSHQMSTVEEFCRDIVILKNGNTVLDGNLKKIKHSYGRNNLLINSEGDIIELAAQEGITKVNRTAAGYEFKISNEEQAYKLLEKILSKRLLLDKFEIREPSLHEIFIEKAGEAK, encoded by the coding sequence TTGAGTTTAAAAGTTCAAAATGTATCAAAAAAGTTTGGTGAAAAGCTTGCTGTCAACGATATTTCCTTTGAAGTAAAGGAACCGGGTGTGTTTGGACTGCTTGGTACAAATGGAGCAGGTAAAACCACGACAATAAGGATGATATTGAATATTGTAAAAAAAGATTCGGGAAGCATAATGTGGAATAATAAACCCGTAGAAAGCCAGATTACGAATTTTGGCTATCTTCCTGAAGAAAGAGGGTTGTACCCTAAAGTAAAAGTTATGGAGCAGCTAATGTATTTTGCAAGCTTGAGAAGAATAAGTGCTGCTAAGGCAAAAAAAGACATAAGCTATTGGTTGGAGAGAATGGAAGCAAGCCAATATGCAAATATGGCTGCAGAAAAGCTTTCCAAAGGGAATCAGCAAAAAATACAGTTTATTGCATCTATATTGCATGACCCTGACCTTATATTCATGGACGAGCCCTTCAGCGGATTGGACCCTGTAAACACTGAGTTGTTCAAGGGAGTAATACATGAACTTATAAAGAAAGAAAAGTACATAATAATGTCAAGTCACCAAATGTCCACAGTTGAGGAATTTTGCAGGGATATAGTAATTCTTAAAAATGGTAACACCGTTCTTGACGGAAATCTTAAAAAAATCAAGCACAGCTACGGAAGAAATAATCTGTTAATAAATTCTGAGGGAGATATTATTGAACTTGCTGCACAAGAGGGTATTACGAAGGTGAACCGAACTGCAGCAGGCTATGAATTCAAAATTTCAAATGAAGAGCAAGCATACAAGCTACTTGAAAAAATCCTTAGCAAAAGGCTTTTGCTTGACAAATTTGAGATAAGAGAACCGTCACTTCATGAAATATTTATAGAAAAGGCTGGTGAAGCAAAATGA
- a CDS encoding ABC transporter permease, with protein MKEFLEVFKYTFKENARKKSFIISTVLILVIVVAAMVIPAAITNSKTAGDDNQKEQTQTDSKNIKTVYLVDKIGVFEQGINELQQQMLGFKLEKVTADKEEDLKADIKDKGESYMIVASLKDNIPNVEYFTKQYGDGPDPDIISKVFKNVYVTTLLKGENVSEDVITKTLTDLNVNVKELGNSKIGGYISSIFIVIILFFAIYFYGYGVSMSVASEKTSRVMELLITSVKPSRIILGKTAGMGALGLIQLALIMGVGVLTYSTVFPSDFTIGGMKLDLSGFTPFSLVMVIIYFILGYTLYALMYAVVGATVSKAEDVNSAMMPMSFIALIAFYFSYGTFAVPNSTAAKVASIIPFTSPFSIPSRLVTTDVPFWQLGLSLGILLITIVLVGMISIKLYSFAVLHYGDRLKIGKLLQFSKENKGVSK; from the coding sequence ATGAAAGAATTTTTAGAAGTTTTCAAGTATACTTTTAAAGAAAATGCACGAAAGAAATCATTTATTATATCAACTGTATTGATTCTTGTAATAGTTGTAGCAGCTATGGTAATACCGGCAGCAATTACCAACAGTAAAACAGCAGGCGATGATAATCAGAAAGAGCAGACACAGACAGATTCTAAAAACATCAAAACAGTATATTTGGTTGACAAAATAGGAGTTTTTGAACAGGGAATAAATGAATTGCAGCAGCAAATGCTGGGATTTAAGCTTGAAAAGGTAACTGCTGACAAAGAGGAAGACCTGAAAGCTGATATAAAGGATAAGGGTGAGAGCTATATGATAGTTGCTAGCCTGAAGGATAATATTCCAAATGTAGAGTATTTTACAAAACAGTATGGAGACGGCCCGGACCCAGATATAATAAGCAAGGTATTCAAGAATGTTTACGTGACAACCTTACTAAAAGGGGAAAATGTTTCTGAAGATGTTATTACGAAGACATTAACAGATTTAAATGTTAATGTAAAAGAATTGGGCAACAGTAAAATCGGAGGATATATTTCCAGCATATTTATAGTTATAATATTATTCTTTGCCATATATTTTTACGGCTATGGAGTATCAATGTCTGTCGCATCAGAAAAGACCTCAAGAGTTATGGAGCTGCTCATAACTTCCGTGAAACCTTCAAGAATAATACTAGGAAAAACTGCCGGCATGGGAGCATTGGGACTTATACAGCTTGCATTGATTATGGGGGTTGGTGTATTGACATATAGTACAGTTTTTCCATCTGACTTTACTATTGGCGGTATGAAACTGGATTTATCAGGCTTTACACCTTTTTCACTCGTAATGGTAATAATTTACTTCATACTCGGATACACACTGTATGCACTTATGTATGCTGTTGTTGGTGCAACGGTAAGCAAGGCAGAAGATGTAAACTCTGCAATGATGCCTATGTCCTTTATAGCACTTATAGCATTTTACTTCTCCTATGGAACATTTGCAGTTCCAAACAGCACTGCTGCAAAAGTAGCTTCAATAATACCATTTACATCACCGTTTTCAATACCATCAAGACTGGTTACAACAGATGTTCCATTTTGGCAACTAGGACTATCACTGGGAATATTACTCATAACTATAGTTCTTGTGGGAATGATTTCAATAAAGCTCTACTCCTTTGCGGTTCTTCATTATGGAGATAGATTAAAAATAGGAAAATTGCTGCAGTTTTCAAAAGAAAATAAAGGGGTTAGTAAATAA